The Terriglobales bacterium genome has a segment encoding these proteins:
- a CDS encoding glycosyltransferase, with protein sequence MAEKKSEQKNVAVQSGNGNGTGQPEQSTTQAPPIERRQNRRDPNFLTPQRVPPPPPKLADYEAIIGKPELDELWYLARALRGKTVKMVNSTAVGGGVAEILNRLVPMLNELEVHTRWEVITGGNDFFEVTKGFHNALHGGEYAVTKEILDIFMMYNEQNRQRMEFVEDLFVIHDPQPAALIRSKGDRGKWMWRCHIDLSSPHPDVWGFLRPMIEQYDATIWSSPAFTRQLSVPQYLFFPCIDPLSEKNKEVDEAGVQKVCDDFGIDRSRPILTQISRFDRLKDPVGVIEAYKLAKRYVDCQLVLAGGGASDDPEGAVVLAEVMEAAGDDPDVIILNLPPWSAYEINALQRASTIVIQKSLKEGFGLTVAEALWKNKPVIAGAVGGIPTQVIHKMTGVLVHSVEGCAYQIRYLLTHPEFAKQLGENGREHVRENFLMTTNAKRYLQLFQILMGTAKPAKTA encoded by the coding sequence ATGGCAGAGAAGAAGAGCGAGCAGAAGAACGTCGCAGTGCAGAGCGGCAACGGCAACGGCACCGGCCAGCCCGAGCAGTCGACCACGCAGGCGCCGCCCATCGAGCGCCGGCAGAACCGCCGCGACCCGAACTTCCTCACCCCGCAGCGCGTGCCCCCTCCGCCCCCGAAGCTGGCGGACTATGAGGCCATCATCGGCAAGCCCGAGCTCGACGAGCTGTGGTACCTGGCGCGCGCCCTCCGCGGCAAGACCGTGAAGATGGTGAACTCCACCGCCGTCGGCGGCGGCGTGGCCGAGATCCTGAACCGCCTCGTCCCCATGCTCAATGAGCTCGAGGTCCACACCAGGTGGGAGGTCATCACCGGCGGCAACGACTTCTTCGAGGTCACCAAGGGATTCCACAACGCGCTGCACGGCGGCGAGTACGCCGTCACCAAGGAGATCCTCGACATCTTCATGATGTACAACGAGCAGAACCGCCAGCGCATGGAGTTCGTGGAGGACTTGTTCGTCATCCACGACCCCCAGCCCGCCGCGCTCATCCGCTCCAAGGGCGACCGCGGCAAGTGGATGTGGCGCTGCCACATCGACCTCAGCTCGCCCCATCCTGACGTCTGGGGCTTCCTGCGTCCCATGATCGAGCAGTACGATGCCACCATCTGGTCGTCGCCCGCGTTCACCCGCCAGCTCAGCGTGCCCCAGTACCTCTTCTTCCCCTGCATCGATCCGCTCTCGGAGAAGAACAAGGAAGTCGACGAAGCCGGTGTCCAGAAAGTGTGCGACGACTTCGGCATCGACCGCTCGCGCCCTATCCTCACGCAGATCTCGCGCTTCGACCGCCTCAAGGACCCGGTCGGCGTCATCGAGGCCTACAAGCTCGCCAAGCGTTACGTCGATTGCCAGCTCGTGCTCGCCGGCGGCGGCGCCAGCGACGACCCCGAGGGCGCGGTGGTGCTGGCCGAGGTGATGGAAGCCGCCGGCGACGACCCCGACGTCATCATCCTCAACCTGCCGCCGTGGTCGGCGTACGAGATCAACGCCCTCCAGCGCGCTTCCACCATCGTGATCCAGAAGTCGTTGAAGGAAGGCTTCGGCCTCACCGTCGCCGAGGCGCTCTGGAAGAACAAGCCCGTGATCGCGGGCGCGGTCGGCGGCATTCCGACGCAGGTCATCCATAAGATGACGGGCGTGCTGGTGCACTCGGTCGAGGGCTGCGCCTACCAGATCCGCTACCTGCTCACCCATCCCGAGTTCGCCAAGCAGCTGGGCGAGAACGGGCGCGAGCACGTGCGCGAGAACTTCCTCATGACCACCAACGCCAAGCGCTATCTGCAGCTCTTCCAGATCCTGATGGGCACGGCCAAGCCGGCGAAGACGGCGTAA